One genomic region from Bacillus sp. SLBN-46 encodes:
- a CDS encoding AAA family ATPase, with protein sequence MRILELHIYGYGQLENVIIKDLADFQVFYGENEAGKSTIMAFIHGILFGFPTKQQTELRYEPKHSNKYGGNIRVYHEEYGFAVIERVKGKASGDVKVVMDNGMMGGEELLKELVAGFDKNLFQAVFSFNIHGLQNVHQMKGEDIGKFLFSAGTLGTERLSKTESFLQKELDNRFKPSGKKPVINEKLQALNEINLELKKAASKNKEYESLLEKREMLLQEMQEINGLLKELGSKIDQLHEWKRIESYVREEKWTEKELSDLGEVSFPTRGLERIEKLVELIHPYEAEIKSLSERIENEKKELAEMRPERALLDSESVLLTLLDQVPLMEQLTFEKQQCELKIAECDEKLSVIREKLHLPIEEKDVFTINTNIYMRNQVEITSRKRQKLQEVKEELEERFQEETRILQEIEKEVRMAESNLLAKQERELIEKQVLNGNDKKSVEVDLKALRDKIEFYQLGYERDQKEWANSRKQKRLQFFLFEGILLGLLFYGLLTKQWVLLFIGLIGCILTAYFMTKGSKESKAEEIQQTLVELKEKEKQLVEKLHTAEYMDLTKLEEQLKRDTVRREEVQVLKLKLKQQQSQYDKVITKFEEWELEFAQNKEKLLSLSLELNIPEYIAVPFLLEAFELIEQYKTTSREKNQFQTKVEQINLQQAKLYKEMNKFASRFLSEQGLALQETAYLLRNRLKEEHEKQIKSQERERKLAELAADVKQKGHEIEHLKAEYNKLIHATGVATEQEFYELGKKAEKQGKLLEKLGTLKNQLEYSLLPRPIWETFLHIHNSDEIIAEHNHEVLHLQTRLKKQQEELAAIKYEIQVLEEGGVYSSILHNYKQKKYELEESAKEWAVYCIAQEILSNTVEKYKKVHVPRLISKAEEYLSFLTNDNYQKIHLQKSGTGFLVERKDRTIFEANELSQATTEQLYVSIRLALATTLYEKYQFPIIIDDSFVNFDAKRTQKIIELLQSLQTNQVLFFTCHEHLLQLFEKENILNITKGAVQIIS encoded by the coding sequence ATGAGAATTCTGGAGCTACACATTTATGGTTATGGACAATTAGAAAATGTAATCATTAAAGACCTTGCTGATTTCCAAGTGTTCTATGGAGAAAATGAAGCAGGGAAGTCAACCATTATGGCATTTATTCACGGTATCCTTTTCGGATTCCCTACAAAACAACAAACCGAACTTCGGTACGAACCAAAGCATAGCAACAAATATGGTGGAAATATAAGAGTCTATCATGAAGAATATGGATTTGCCGTTATTGAGCGTGTAAAGGGAAAAGCGTCAGGTGATGTGAAAGTAGTTATGGATAACGGTATGATGGGCGGTGAAGAGCTTCTAAAAGAACTAGTTGCCGGATTTGATAAAAATTTATTCCAAGCAGTTTTCTCATTTAATATTCATGGACTTCAGAACGTTCATCAAATGAAAGGTGAAGATATTGGGAAGTTCCTATTTTCTGCTGGTACGTTAGGGACGGAGCGGCTATCCAAAACGGAGTCTTTCCTGCAGAAAGAACTGGATAACAGATTTAAACCTTCGGGAAAGAAGCCTGTTATAAATGAAAAGTTACAAGCACTTAATGAAATCAATCTAGAACTGAAAAAGGCAGCATCGAAAAATAAAGAATATGAAAGCTTGCTAGAAAAAAGAGAGATGCTTCTACAGGAAATGCAAGAAATCAATGGTCTACTTAAGGAACTAGGGAGCAAGATCGATCAATTACATGAGTGGAAAAGAATAGAGTCATATGTTAGAGAAGAAAAATGGACAGAGAAGGAGCTTAGTGATCTAGGAGAGGTTTCATTTCCTACTCGTGGATTGGAAAGAATAGAAAAATTAGTAGAGCTCATCCATCCATATGAGGCAGAGATCAAAAGCCTATCAGAAAGAATTGAAAATGAAAAAAAAGAACTTGCTGAAATGAGACCTGAACGAGCTTTACTTGATAGTGAGTCTGTACTCTTAACTTTACTTGATCAAGTCCCACTTATGGAACAATTGACCTTTGAGAAACAGCAATGCGAACTGAAAATTGCTGAATGTGATGAAAAGCTTTCAGTAATTAGAGAGAAACTGCATTTGCCTATAGAAGAAAAAGATGTTTTTACTATTAATACAAATATTTATATGAGGAACCAAGTAGAAATCACTTCAAGAAAAAGACAAAAATTACAAGAAGTAAAGGAAGAGTTAGAGGAACGCTTTCAGGAAGAAACAAGAATATTGCAGGAGATAGAAAAAGAAGTCCGAATGGCAGAAAGCAACCTTCTTGCAAAACAGGAGAGGGAGCTCATTGAGAAGCAAGTGTTAAATGGTAACGATAAGAAGAGTGTAGAAGTTGATTTGAAAGCATTAAGGGATAAAATTGAATTTTACCAACTAGGTTATGAACGAGATCAAAAGGAATGGGCGAATAGTAGAAAGCAGAAAAGGCTCCAATTTTTCCTTTTTGAAGGAATTTTATTAGGACTACTATTTTATGGTTTATTGACGAAGCAGTGGGTACTTTTATTTATAGGATTGATTGGCTGTATCCTAACTGCTTATTTCATGACAAAAGGTTCGAAAGAGTCCAAAGCAGAGGAGATCCAACAGACCCTAGTAGAATTAAAAGAAAAGGAAAAACAATTAGTAGAAAAGCTTCATACGGCTGAATATATGGATTTGACAAAACTCGAAGAGCAATTAAAGAGGGATACTGTCCGGCGTGAAGAGGTTCAAGTACTTAAGCTGAAGCTGAAACAACAACAATCACAATATGATAAGGTAATTACCAAGTTTGAAGAATGGGAATTGGAATTTGCGCAAAACAAGGAGAAGCTGTTATCACTTAGTTTAGAGTTAAACATACCTGAATATATCGCCGTACCGTTTCTATTGGAGGCATTTGAGCTTATAGAACAATATAAAACTACCTCTCGAGAAAAAAATCAATTCCAAACGAAAGTAGAGCAAATTAATCTTCAACAAGCTAAGCTCTATAAAGAAATGAACAAATTTGCTTCACGTTTTTTATCAGAGCAAGGGTTAGCTTTACAAGAAACAGCCTATCTATTGCGGAACAGATTAAAAGAGGAGCATGAAAAGCAAATAAAAAGTCAAGAGAGAGAGAGGAAGCTTGCAGAGCTTGCAGCTGATGTAAAACAAAAAGGGCATGAAATTGAGCACCTAAAAGCTGAATATAACAAGCTTATACATGCTACGGGGGTAGCAACAGAGCAGGAGTTCTACGAACTTGGTAAGAAGGCAGAAAAACAAGGAAAGCTTTTGGAGAAACTTGGAACACTTAAAAATCAGCTTGAGTATTCCCTCCTACCTAGGCCGATTTGGGAAACCTTTTTGCACATCCATAATAGTGATGAAATCATAGCCGAACACAATCATGAGGTTCTACACTTACAAACAAGATTAAAAAAACAGCAGGAAGAACTTGCCGCTATTAAATACGAGATTCAAGTACTAGAAGAAGGTGGAGTTTATTCGTCTATTCTTCACAACTACAAACAGAAGAAGTATGAATTAGAAGAGTCTGCAAAAGAATGGGCAGTCTATTGTATCGCCCAAGAAATACTATCAAACACCGTTGAAAAGTATAAGAAGGTCCACGTACCTAGACTAATTTCGAAAGCAGAAGAATATCTATCCTTTCTCACCAATGACAATTATCAAAAAATCCATCTGCAAAAGTCAGGCACAGGCTTTTTAGTGGAGAGAAAGGACCGTACCATTTTTGAAGCAAATGAACTCAGCCAAGCGACAACGGAACAATTATATGTCTCCATACGGCTTGCCTTAGCAACGACATTGTATGAAAAATATCAATTCCCAATCATCATAGATGATAGCTTTGTTAATTTTGATGCAAAAAGAACACAAAAAATAATTGAACTTTTGCAAAGTTTACAGACCAATCAAGTGCTATTTTTTACTTGTCATGAACATTTACTGCAACTATTCGAAAAGGAAAATATCCTTAATATAACAAAAGGTGCAGTTCAGATTATTTCCTAG
- a CDS encoding DNA repair exonuclease: MKKISFIHAADLHLDSPMVGLKHLPESIFTRVKESTFTALKKITKDAIEKQVDFVILAGDLFDGEDRSLRAQSLFRSEMLKLEENGIPVYVVHGNHDHLNGTWVKLSMPSNVHVFTSEVETKVLHTRNGESVHLYGFSYPTRHVFDRKIDDYSKKNNIGFHIGILHGNESSGSEHDNYAPFAIKDLLEKDFDYWALGHIHKRAILAESPPIIYPGNIQGRNKKETGSKGYYHVELSDLDAKLNFVETSDVVWEETEVDATSATSFNDILQLCQKTINQVRKNQQGTLLTLYLKNIQLNDEREKRNLDGELLDLLLEDEKEEASFVWTVDIHITDSQLFDKEQLKMEANFYAELFETINEYEDADYALAPLYEHPLGRKYVSHLNEAEHKELIERAEKLLIELLSEA, translated from the coding sequence ATGAAAAAAATATCGTTTATTCATGCAGCGGATTTGCATTTGGACAGCCCTATGGTCGGGTTAAAACATTTACCGGAAAGTATTTTTACAAGGGTGAAGGAGAGCACCTTTACAGCGTTGAAGAAAATAACGAAAGACGCTATTGAAAAACAGGTCGACTTTGTTATTTTAGCGGGAGATTTATTCGATGGAGAGGATCGGAGCTTACGGGCACAATCCCTTTTTCGTAGTGAAATGCTGAAGTTAGAAGAGAATGGAATCCCCGTTTATGTCGTCCATGGAAATCATGACCATCTTAATGGTACATGGGTAAAGTTAAGCATGCCATCAAATGTTCATGTGTTTACTAGTGAAGTAGAAACAAAAGTTTTGCACACGAGGAACGGAGAAAGCGTCCATTTATACGGATTCAGCTATCCAACCAGGCATGTATTCGATAGGAAAATAGATGACTATTCGAAGAAAAATAATATTGGATTTCATATTGGTATTCTTCATGGCAATGAAAGTTCGGGATCTGAGCATGATAATTATGCGCCGTTCGCAATTAAGGACTTATTAGAAAAAGACTTTGACTACTGGGCATTAGGCCATATTCATAAAAGGGCTATTTTAGCTGAATCTCCACCGATTATCTATCCAGGAAATATTCAAGGAAGAAATAAAAAGGAAACAGGTTCAAAGGGTTATTATCATGTGGAATTGTCTGATCTCGATGCCAAGCTGAATTTTGTTGAAACATCAGATGTTGTTTGGGAAGAGACAGAAGTCGATGCTACATCAGCAACCAGCTTTAACGACATTCTTCAATTATGTCAAAAGACCATCAATCAAGTGCGAAAGAATCAACAGGGGACGTTATTGACTCTCTACTTAAAAAACATCCAATTAAATGATGAGCGGGAAAAAAGAAACTTAGATGGAGAACTTCTAGACCTTCTATTAGAGGATGAGAAAGAAGAGGCCTCTTTTGTATGGACCGTTGATATACACATAACCGACAGTCAGCTATTTGATAAAGAGCAATTAAAAATGGAAGCTAATTTTTATGCAGAGCTTTTTGAAACAATTAATGAGTATGAGGATGCTGATTACGCGTTAGCCCCTTTATATGAGCACCCATTAGGCAGAAAGTATGTATCTCATTTAAATGAAGCAGAACATAAAGAACTAATAGAAAGAGCGGAGAAATTATTAATAGAATTACTAAGTGAAGCTTAG
- a CDS encoding YhzD family protein: MKTYKLTAFEANGEKILDESFQAETDQAAKEHGEKLLLEKNLLEKTHRCTSPSGKLLLFHS; encoded by the coding sequence ATGAAAACGTATAAATTAACCGCGTTTGAAGCGAATGGTGAAAAGATTTTAGATGAATCCTTTCAAGCAGAAACTGATCAAGCAGCAAAAGAACATGGGGAAAAACTATTATTAGAGAAAAACTTATTAGAAAAAACGCACCGATGCACCTCACCTAGCGGCAAGCTGCTTCTTTTCCACTCATAA
- a CDS encoding enoyl-CoA hydratase — protein sequence MNFVTDKVSLQVNGRVATLEMNRPESLNAMDADLIKGLICKLKEISESDDVDLVVLRGKGRAFSSGGDIKTMLSNMNESDFFPVMDAISELIITLYSIPKLTISAITGAAAGLGFSLALATDYILADKTSKLAMNFIGIGLIPDGGAHFFLEKRLGETRAKHVIWDGKMMSAEEALKWGLIQEVAEGDLQSALEARVTDWLSRPVQAMIKTKKILAEKNRPQLLKILELEKHGQQKMRETLDHQEGIQAFIEKRKPVFIGK from the coding sequence ATGAATTTTGTAACGGACAAGGTGAGTCTACAGGTAAATGGTCGTGTAGCCACATTAGAAATGAATAGACCAGAATCGTTAAATGCAATGGATGCAGATTTAATTAAGGGGTTAATCTGTAAACTTAAAGAGATAAGTGAATCGGATGATGTTGATCTTGTTGTATTAAGAGGAAAAGGAAGAGCCTTTTCATCAGGTGGAGACATTAAAACCATGCTTTCCAATATGAATGAGAGCGACTTCTTTCCTGTGATGGATGCTATTAGCGAATTAATTATTACTCTTTATAGCATCCCTAAATTGACTATTAGTGCTATTACAGGTGCAGCTGCAGGATTAGGATTTAGTTTAGCCTTAGCAACGGACTATATTCTTGCAGATAAAACTAGTAAGCTTGCAATGAATTTTATTGGAATCGGTTTAATACCAGATGGAGGGGCGCATTTCTTTTTAGAAAAGAGATTAGGTGAAACCCGAGCTAAACATGTGATTTGGGACGGAAAAATGATGAGTGCAGAGGAAGCCTTAAAGTGGGGACTTATTCAGGAAGTAGCGGAAGGTGATCTACAGTCAGCTTTAGAAGCGAGGGTAACGGATTGGTTAAGTCGCCCTGTTCAGGCAATGATTAAAACAAAGAAAATATTAGCGGAAAAGAATCGACCACAGCTACTGAAAATTTTAGAATTAGAAAAGCACGGGCAGCAGAAAATGCGTGAAACCCTTGATCATCAAGAAGGAATTCAGGCATTTATTGAAAAAAGGAAACCAGTCTTTATAGGAAAATAA
- a CDS encoding long-chain fatty acid--CoA ligase — MMQTPLTMTQMMERAEKYFPKKQVVSRTANGIHRLTYKQIAERTRRLADSLTKLGVERGDRVGTLAWNHHRHLEAYFAIPCMSAVLHTINIRLSPQHISYIINHAEDKVLLVDSDILPLLEKCAPDIKNVKAYIIMTDEEELPETTLSPVYHYEKLLAEANPEFQYPNDIDENDSAGMCYTSATTGNPKGVVYSHRGIVLHSMALGLADSAAMSEKDIALPVVPMFHANAWGMPFAAVWFGTSLVLPGPYFTPKLLAELIEQERVTITAGVPTIWLGLLKELDEGTYDMSSLRGVLCGGSAAPKGMIKAFEQRHKVPFMHAYGMTETSPLVVISTLKSYQEELEPEERLELRAKQGTLVPGLEIKIVGKDGEVAWDGKEMGELCIRGPWIASEYYKDERTEDAFRDGWLHTGDVVTIDEEGFVKIVDRTKDLIKSGGEWISSVDLENALMAHEAVFEAAVVAVPHEQWQERPIACVVLKEAYKSKVVKEDLFDFLRPQFAKWWIPDDILFLEEIPKTSVGKFLKMTLREQVQKEVLRKS, encoded by the coding sequence ATGATGCAAACACCTTTAACGATGACGCAAATGATGGAAAGAGCAGAAAAGTATTTTCCAAAGAAACAGGTAGTTTCAAGAACGGCAAACGGAATCCACAGACTTACCTATAAGCAAATAGCAGAACGAACGAGACGTCTTGCAGACAGCCTCACAAAATTAGGAGTAGAAAGAGGAGATCGGGTAGGTACCTTAGCGTGGAATCATCACCGTCACTTAGAAGCATACTTTGCTATTCCTTGTATGAGTGCAGTTCTTCATACCATCAACATAAGACTATCCCCCCAGCATATTTCCTACATTATTAATCACGCAGAAGACAAAGTTCTCCTAGTCGATTCAGACATTCTGCCATTACTTGAAAAATGTGCTCCTGATATTAAGAATGTAAAAGCCTATATCATTATGACGGATGAAGAGGAGCTTCCGGAAACTACACTTTCGCCAGTCTATCATTATGAAAAGCTCTTAGCTGAAGCGAATCCAGAATTTCAATATCCGAATGATATAGACGAAAATGATTCTGCTGGTATGTGCTATACATCCGCTACTACAGGGAATCCAAAGGGTGTCGTTTATTCCCACAGAGGAATTGTTCTCCACAGTATGGCATTGGGCTTAGCTGATAGTGCTGCAATGAGTGAAAAGGATATTGCTCTTCCTGTTGTTCCTATGTTTCATGCCAATGCATGGGGAATGCCTTTTGCGGCCGTGTGGTTTGGGACATCCTTAGTATTGCCGGGACCATACTTTACTCCAAAGCTGCTTGCAGAGTTAATTGAGCAGGAAAGAGTAACCATAACAGCAGGAGTTCCAACCATTTGGCTAGGATTATTAAAAGAGCTAGATGAAGGGACTTATGATATGAGTAGTTTACGAGGAGTTCTGTGTGGAGGCTCTGCTGCACCGAAAGGAATGATCAAGGCGTTTGAACAACGGCATAAGGTACCATTTATGCATGCATATGGGATGACAGAGACAAGTCCACTAGTTGTCATTTCCACATTAAAAAGCTACCAAGAAGAACTAGAACCAGAGGAAAGATTAGAGTTAAGAGCCAAGCAGGGGACTCTTGTACCGGGATTAGAGATCAAAATCGTTGGTAAGGATGGAGAAGTTGCCTGGGATGGGAAAGAAATGGGTGAACTGTGTATTAGAGGACCGTGGATTGCCTCTGAATATTATAAGGATGAACGAACAGAAGATGCCTTCCGTGACGGTTGGCTTCATACAGGTGATGTGGTCACAATCGATGAAGAAGGCTTTGTAAAAATTGTTGACCGGACGAAGGACTTAATTAAAAGTGGGGGAGAATGGATTTCCTCTGTCGACTTAGAAAATGCATTGATGGCACATGAAGCAGTCTTTGAAGCAGCGGTTGTGGCCGTGCCGCATGAACAGTGGCAGGAAAGACCGATTGCATGTGTAGTATTAAAAGAGGCATACAAGAGCAAAGTGGTGAAAGAAGATTTATTTGACTTTTTGAGGCCGCAATTTGCTAAATGGTGGATTCCAGATGACATTCTATTCTTGGAAGAAATACCGAAAACTTCTGTTGGTAAATTTCTAAAGATGACCTTACGCGAACAAGTTCAAAAAGAAGTACTCAGAAAAAGCTAA
- a CDS encoding coproporphyrinogen III oxidase, with product MRISIIGLEDERFNRPLQLIANLFFEESQIIKARSEDADICIEFNMTVQDIISVSAELKDQEGKVLVSEYEKEWSPTNSEKENFKQIKNAVAHVYLSVLQDFTGIIQKWGILTGVRPTKILHRKVQEGIPLRDAHKQLKDDYLISDEKIELMQHIVDRQLTVVPDLYSLQKEVSIYIGIPFCPTKCAYCTFPAYAINGRQGSVDSFLGGLHYEMKKIGAWLKEKGVRITTVYYGGGTPTSITAEEMDMLYEEMYMSFPDVENIREITVEAGRPDTITPEKLEVLKKWNIDRISINPQSYTQETLKAIGRHHTVTETINKYHLAREMGMNNINMDLIIGLPGEGIPEFTHSLAETEKLMPESLTVHTLSFKRASEMTKNKQKYKVADREEVEKMMGLAQDWTTTHGYVPYYLYRQKNILGNLENVGYSLPNQESIYNIMIMEEQQTIIGLGCGAASKFIDPLSGKITHFANPKDPKTYNDSFEKYTEDKINILEELFTEKGSPA from the coding sequence TTGCGAATTTCTATAATAGGTTTAGAAGATGAAAGATTTAATCGTCCACTTCAGTTGATTGCTAATTTGTTCTTTGAAGAGTCGCAGATTATAAAAGCAAGAAGTGAGGACGCGGATATATGTATAGAGTTTAATATGACTGTTCAGGATATTATTTCTGTTTCTGCTGAGTTAAAAGATCAAGAAGGAAAAGTACTAGTTTCTGAATATGAAAAAGAGTGGTCCCCCACAAATTCCGAAAAGGAAAACTTTAAGCAAATAAAAAATGCGGTTGCACATGTCTATTTATCCGTTTTGCAGGACTTTACAGGTATTATCCAAAAATGGGGTATTTTAACGGGAGTAAGACCAACCAAAATACTTCATCGAAAAGTTCAAGAAGGGATTCCATTAAGGGACGCTCATAAGCAATTAAAGGATGATTATTTAATATCTGATGAGAAAATTGAACTCATGCAGCACATTGTCGACCGTCAGCTTACTGTCGTTCCAGATCTCTACTCGCTTCAAAAAGAAGTCAGTATTTATATTGGCATCCCATTTTGTCCGACGAAATGTGCGTACTGCACTTTTCCTGCCTATGCAATCAATGGACGTCAAGGATCTGTGGATTCCTTTCTGGGTGGACTCCATTACGAAATGAAGAAAATTGGAGCATGGTTAAAAGAAAAAGGTGTTCGTATCACCACTGTATATTATGGGGGAGGTACCCCAACGAGTATTACTGCTGAAGAGATGGATATGCTATATGAAGAAATGTATATGTCCTTTCCTGATGTAGAAAACATTCGTGAAATTACAGTTGAGGCCGGACGTCCTGATACCATTACTCCTGAAAAGTTAGAAGTCTTAAAGAAGTGGAATATTGACCGGATTAGTATCAATCCGCAGTCATATACGCAGGAGACGTTGAAAGCCATTGGCAGACATCATACGGTAACCGAAACGATTAATAAATATCACTTAGCTCGTGAAATGGGCATGAATAATATTAATATGGATTTAATTATTGGTCTCCCTGGTGAAGGGATTCCTGAATTTACTCACTCTTTGGCCGAGACAGAGAAGTTAATGCCTGAATCACTAACTGTTCATACACTTTCATTCAAGCGAGCATCAGAAATGACCAAGAACAAACAAAAGTATAAGGTAGCAGATCGTGAAGAGGTCGAAAAGATGATGGGGCTAGCCCAAGATTGGACAACCACACATGGTTATGTGCCATATTATTTATACCGTCAAAAGAACATCCTTGGTAATCTAGAGAATGTTGGCTATTCTCTTCCAAATCAAGAAAGTATCTATAATATTATGATTATGGAGGAACAGCAAACAATCATCGGGCTCGGCTGTGGGGCAGCGAGTAAATTTATTGACCCATTAAGCGGAAAAATCACTCACTTTGCTAACCCTAAAGATCCTAAAACTTATAACGATAGCTTTGAAAAATATACTGAGGATAAAATAAATATCCTAGAAGAGCTATTCACCGAAAAAGGTTCTCCTGCTTAA
- a CDS encoding Cof-type HAD-IIB family hydrolase, with product MIYRLLALNIDGTLLQTNGKIHKSTKEAIEYVQQKGIYVTLVTSRSFPSAKKVAKALKIKSPLITHQGAFIASSAEKPVYVQRINEDITYDTIRFLEALPCQIRLVHEQFSLANKFKLNNQLLAKTIFTSGDPMFYSQQFVSSLSEYLHDQPVTPPKIEVYFESKHDLLDAKTALGKMFNEIDIIELDSLRLDIVPTGVSKLDGLTYLGSQLGIRLGEMVYIGDGTDDIPLIEAVGLGVSMWNADFKVKKASDWVTRSENENGVAYMVKEHFRKQQPIEFLRKMKIIKN from the coding sequence ATGATTTATCGCTTACTTGCGTTAAATATTGATGGTACGCTTCTTCAAACGAATGGAAAAATTCATAAATCAACTAAAGAAGCTATTGAGTATGTACAACAAAAAGGCATTTATGTCACGCTTGTCACTTCACGTAGTTTTCCTTCAGCAAAAAAGGTAGCCAAAGCGTTAAAAATAAAATCACCACTTATTACCCATCAAGGTGCTTTCATTGCAAGCTCTGCCGAAAAACCAGTGTATGTACAAAGAATTAATGAGGATATTACCTATGATACAATCCGCTTTTTAGAGGCATTACCATGCCAAATTCGTTTGGTTCATGAACAATTTTCTTTAGCCAATAAATTTAAATTAAACAATCAACTGTTAGCAAAAACCATCTTCACTTCAGGTGATCCCATGTTTTATTCGCAGCAGTTTGTATCATCTCTAAGTGAGTACTTACATGACCAGCCAGTAACACCGCCAAAGATAGAGGTTTATTTCGAAAGCAAGCATGATCTCCTTGATGCGAAGACGGCATTGGGTAAAATGTTTAATGAAATTGATATCATTGAACTAGATTCACTACGTTTAGACATCGTTCCAACAGGTGTCTCCAAGCTAGACGGATTAACCTACCTAGGAAGTCAATTAGGAATTCGTTTAGGTGAAATGGTTTATATCGGTGATGGAACCGATGATATTCCGTTGATTGAGGCGGTTGGCCTTGGGGTTTCCATGTGGAATGCCGATTTCAAAGTGAAAAAGGCTTCGGATTGGGTAACTAGATCGGAAAATGAAAATGGTGTAGCTTATATGGTGAAAGAACACTTTCGAAAGCAACAGCCAATTGAGTTTTTAAGAAAAATGAAGATTATCAAAAACTAA
- a CDS encoding YlbF family regulator, producing MAVNLHDTAYALETAIRQSAEYTQLQEAYKVVNADPQAKQMFDQFRQIQMDLSQKQMMGQDISEQEIQQAQSTVGLVQQNPKIANLMQAEQRMSMIIGELNQIIMKPLEDLYGKM from the coding sequence GTGGCAGTGAATTTACATGATACCGCTTATGCTTTAGAAACAGCGATCCGCCAAAGTGCTGAGTATACTCAATTACAAGAGGCGTATAAAGTAGTTAACGCAGATCCTCAAGCAAAGCAAATGTTTGATCAATTTCGTCAAATTCAAATGGACTTATCCCAAAAGCAGATGATGGGCCAAGATATTTCTGAGCAAGAAATTCAACAGGCACAGTCCACAGTTGGACTCGTTCAGCAGAATCCTAAAATTGCCAATCTGATGCAGGCGGAACAGCGGATGAGTATGATTATTGGTGAATTAAATCAAATCATTATGAAACCATTAGAGGATTTATACGGAAAAATGTAA
- a CDS encoding YheC/YheD family protein produces the protein MSVPLIPITMNPTKMNNENKYLLQISDSLVAHFQLNRGQRIKVTLGQKTIPMYVQQIAGAVKELFLSESTLKEFHLPIRKFTFQAMYQPDNQELTLGPIIGLLTNLHSTNTSDIHFRSIHAFCEELHQEVTERGGFFYVFTFDQPMGKGYYFENGKWTLAKLPLPNVIYNRIHSRRLEKQKSYLAFRQRLEQLMIPLFNDRFLSKWEIYEHVKEENQLTPFIPETILFSKDHLKKFANKYQTVFLKPIHGSQGRNIIKIIKNTKENHYTLQTSLSFPLKDLLAQYTIDEIYQLLKPILNNHIYIIQQGIDLFTHNSCAVDFRVLCHKNLNDDWKVTSTVARIAAEQEFVSNIARGGTITRPIYALQNGMTQKKAVEAIALMKELAIETASVISRHTEGLFGELGIDIGIDQSGKPWLIEVNSKPSKNFEDGLGKIRPSAKAIIQFCTELAFDFAVVKEDFT, from the coding sequence ATGTCAGTTCCGTTAATCCCCATTACGATGAATCCAACAAAAATGAATAATGAAAACAAGTATCTTTTACAAATATCAGATTCATTAGTTGCTCATTTCCAATTAAATAGAGGGCAGCGTATAAAAGTAACGCTCGGACAAAAAACAATACCCATGTATGTGCAGCAAATCGCAGGAGCAGTGAAAGAATTATTTTTATCTGAATCTACGCTCAAAGAATTTCATCTTCCAATTAGAAAATTTACATTCCAAGCCATGTATCAACCGGACAATCAAGAACTAACCCTCGGACCTATCATTGGTTTATTAACCAATTTACATTCCACTAACACTAGTGACATTCATTTTCGTTCCATCCATGCCTTCTGTGAAGAGCTGCATCAGGAAGTAACTGAGCGTGGTGGTTTTTTTTACGTGTTTACTTTTGATCAACCTATGGGCAAAGGGTATTATTTTGAAAATGGCAAATGGACCTTAGCTAAACTCCCTTTACCAAATGTGATTTATAACCGTATACACTCTAGAAGACTCGAGAAACAGAAGTCTTACCTGGCGTTTCGCCAAAGACTCGAACAATTGATGATTCCTTTATTTAATGACCGCTTTCTTTCCAAATGGGAAATTTATGAACATGTAAAGGAAGAAAATCAGCTTACACCTTTTATTCCGGAGACTATACTCTTTTCTAAAGATCATCTGAAAAAGTTCGCTAATAAATATCAGACGGTATTCCTAAAGCCTATCCATGGAAGTCAAGGAAGAAACATTATTAAAATAATCAAAAATACTAAAGAAAACCACTATACACTTCAAACCTCCTTATCTTTTCCGTTAAAAGATTTGTTAGCACAGTATACCATTGACGAGATTTATCAACTTTTAAAGCCCATACTTAATAATCACATCTATATTATTCAGCAGGGCATTGACTTATTCACCCACAACTCTTGTGCAGTGGACTTTAGAGTCTTGTGCCACAAAAACTTAAATGACGATTGGAAGGTAACTTCAACAGTAGCACGAATTGCAGCAGAACAGGAATTTGTATCCAATATCGCAAGAGGGGGAACCATTACGAGACCTATTTATGCATTACAGAATGGGATGACTCAAAAAAAGGCGGTAGAGGCTATTGCCCTTATGAAGGAATTAGCCATTGAGACGGCTTCAGTCATTAGCCGTCATACTGAAGGTTTGTTTGGTGAACTTGGTATTGATATAGGAATAGATCAATCTGGTAAACCTTGGTTAATTGAAGTGAATTCTAAGCCTTCCAAGAACTTTGAGGATGGTTTAGGGAAAATTAGACCGTCTGCCAAAGCAATCATTCAATTTTGCACAGAGCTTGCTTTTGACTTTGCGGTAGTGAAGGAGGATTTTACTTGA